Proteins encoded in a region of the Flammeovirga yaeyamensis genome:
- the rho gene encoding transcription termination factor Rho, producing the protein MYTRKLLEARLLSELKDIAESLGMKNFSNLRKKELIERIEKHVNATSEKKSPEGSAAPAPETKQPAAPASNDKETTQKTAPSTPSDKAPEKRLTRRKQQSQPAQRVKRENVKKTPPPQKAGNKKKKKGGNQQQQHVQVTHDDIMSMEEIDLGIDAFDDLPDFDMFLDDDNDEGLPTLEQEKETASQQKALEPKKEQPKVSVKDFDGVIDSEGVLEIMSDGFGFLRSSDYNYLAGPDDIYVSPSQIKLFGLKTGDTVKGSIRPPKDGEKYFALLKVDTVNGKTTEEIRDRIPFEYLTPLFPQDQLHLSTKPQIYSTRILDLFAPIGKGQRGMIVAQPKTGKTVLLKEVANAIAQNHPECYLIILLIDERPEEVTDMQRSVNAEVIASTFDETADKHVKVSSLVLEKAKRMVECSHDVVILLDSITRLARAYNTVAPSSGKILSGGVDANALHKPKRFFGAARNVENGGSLTIISTALIDTGSKMDEVIFEEFKGTGNMELQLDRKLANKRVYPAIDIPMSGTRREDMLMDKDTLQRVWIMRRMMSDMKSTEAMEFLQSNMRGTRSNEDFLISMNK; encoded by the coding sequence ATGTATACAAGAAAGCTACTAGAGGCTAGATTGCTATCCGAATTAAAGGATATTGCAGAAAGTCTTGGCATGAAAAATTTCAGTAACCTTCGCAAGAAAGAGTTAATTGAAAGAATAGAGAAGCATGTCAATGCTACTTCCGAGAAAAAATCTCCGGAAGGATCTGCTGCACCTGCCCCTGAAACAAAACAGCCAGCAGCCCCTGCCTCTAACGATAAAGAGACTACTCAAAAAACTGCTCCATCTACCCCTTCAGATAAAGCACCTGAAAAAAGGTTAACAAGACGCAAACAACAAAGTCAGCCAGCCCAAAGAGTGAAAAGAGAGAATGTTAAGAAAACGCCTCCGCCTCAAAAAGCTGGTAATAAGAAAAAGAAGAAAGGGGGGAATCAACAACAACAACACGTTCAAGTAACCCACGACGATATTATGTCGATGGAAGAAATCGATTTAGGTATTGATGCATTCGACGATTTGCCTGATTTCGATATGTTCTTGGATGATGACAATGATGAAGGGCTACCAACCTTAGAGCAAGAAAAAGAAACAGCAAGTCAACAAAAAGCACTTGAACCTAAAAAAGAACAACCTAAAGTTTCTGTAAAAGATTTTGATGGTGTAATCGATAGCGAAGGTGTCTTGGAAATTATGTCTGATGGATTCGGTTTCCTAAGATCATCTGATTATAATTATTTGGCTGGACCTGACGATATTTATGTTTCTCCATCTCAAATTAAATTATTTGGACTAAAGACAGGTGATACTGTAAAAGGTAGTATCCGTCCTCCAAAAGATGGTGAAAAATATTTTGCCTTATTAAAAGTAGATACCGTAAACGGTAAAACTACTGAGGAAATTAGAGACCGTATTCCTTTTGAATACTTAACTCCATTGTTCCCTCAAGACCAATTACACTTATCTACAAAACCTCAAATATATTCTACACGTATCCTTGATCTTTTTGCTCCTATTGGTAAAGGTCAACGTGGTATGATTGTAGCACAGCCTAAAACTGGTAAAACAGTACTTCTTAAAGAAGTGGCCAATGCAATTGCACAAAACCACCCTGAATGTTATTTGATTATCCTTCTAATTGACGAACGTCCGGAAGAGGTAACAGACATGCAGCGTAGTGTAAATGCAGAAGTTATTGCTTCAACTTTCGACGAAACTGCCGACAAACACGTTAAGGTTTCTTCGTTAGTACTTGAAAAAGCAAAGAGAATGGTAGAATGTTCTCATGATGTAGTCATTCTATTGGACTCGATTACTCGTTTGGCTAGAGCATACAACACAGTGGCTCCTTCATCGGGTAAAATCCTTTCTGGTGGTGTGGATGCAAACGCTTTACACAAACCAAAAAGATTCTTTGGTGCAGCTCGTAACGTAGAAAACGGTGGTTCTTTAACTATTATTTCTACTGCCCTAATTGATACCGGTTCTAAAATGGACGAAGTTATCTTTGAAGAATTCAAAGGTACAGGTAACATGGAACTTCAATTGGATAGAAAGCTGGCGAACAAGCGTGTTTACCCTGCTATTGATATTCCAATGTCGGGTACTCGTAGAGAAGATATGTTGATGGATAAAGATACATTACAACGTGTATGGATTATGCGTAGAATGATGTCTGATATGAAATCGACTGAAGCCATGGAATTCTTACAAAGTAATATGAGAGGTACTCGTTCTAATGAAGATTTCTTGATCTCCATGAATAAATAG
- a CDS encoding neutral/alkaline non-lysosomal ceramidase N-terminal domain-containing protein, producing MKKLLVSLAVLIVIALVLIGRIDRTPIHSTEEYKVTMDNVHETVKKLNKAIPSQDTLLVGWSSECIIPKGEPLPLAGYGFRGPYRMVRDSLYARAFSFDDGIRESIVLTLDLMIFPIEVRKRLETKLNTIGLTTDDVMFSATHTHNGMGGFDPSAIGNAAMGLFSEVGTNKITEASFKAIVEARKHKSKGSVGFLKSESPEWVNNRIVHNGRKENSIRGIKITREDGKNAAIVTYNAHPTNIEMNYWILSRDYPGAWVSYLEASDKIDFAAFCAGMVASHGPADPNHNHDCFSRLENMGKVLSDSILNIWDKTPTQAVVNTIIQKTPIDFRPSQVRIEKHLKVRDWVFRSASGGLEGDITLLKLGNINWFASPSDISGEIAIDYEYDKLVKQKNEHFMLTSFNGNYVGYITCDAYYDTLESFEIREMNWVGPEYGAYFGDIIKELIEN from the coding sequence TTGAAAAAATTATTAGTTTCCCTTGCTGTTCTTATCGTTATTGCCCTAGTGCTAATAGGTAGAATAGACCGTACCCCCATACATTCTACCGAAGAGTATAAGGTAACCATGGATAACGTCCATGAAACAGTAAAAAAATTAAATAAAGCTATACCTTCTCAAGACACACTACTTGTAGGCTGGTCTTCAGAATGTATTATCCCTAAAGGTGAACCTTTACCACTGGCTGGCTATGGATTTAGAGGTCCATACAGAATGGTAAGAGATTCCTTGTACGCAAGGGCTTTTTCTTTTGATGATGGCATAAGAGAATCTATTGTACTTACTTTAGATTTAATGATTTTTCCTATTGAGGTAAGAAAACGTTTAGAGACAAAACTAAATACGATTGGCTTAACGACAGATGATGTGATGTTTTCTGCTACTCATACGCATAATGGTATGGGAGGATTTGATCCAAGTGCTATAGGAAATGCTGCTATGGGATTATTCTCGGAAGTGGGTACTAATAAAATTACAGAGGCCTCTTTTAAAGCTATTGTAGAAGCACGAAAACATAAAAGTAAAGGGAGCGTTGGGTTCTTAAAATCTGAATCGCCAGAATGGGTGAATAATAGAATTGTACACAATGGTCGGAAGGAGAATTCTATTCGTGGAATAAAAATCACGAGAGAAGATGGTAAAAATGCAGCTATTGTTACATACAATGCTCACCCAACCAATATTGAAATGAACTATTGGATTCTTTCTAGAGATTACCCTGGTGCATGGGTTAGTTACTTAGAAGCCTCAGATAAAATTGATTTTGCCGCTTTCTGTGCTGGTATGGTAGCAAGTCACGGTCCTGCAGACCCAAATCATAATCATGATTGTTTCTCTAGATTAGAAAATATGGGTAAAGTTTTATCAGATTCTATCTTGAATATATGGGATAAAACTCCAACTCAAGCTGTAGTTAACACTATCATCCAAAAAACGCCTATTGATTTTCGTCCCTCACAAGTACGTATAGAAAAGCATTTAAAAGTAAGAGATTGGGTATTTCGTTCCGCTTCTGGCGGTTTAGAAGGTGATATCACTTTACTGAAATTAGGAAACATCAATTGGTTTGCTTCACCTTCTGATATATCGGGTGAAATTGCTATTGATTATGAATATGATAAGCTGGTAAAACAAAAAAATGAACACTTTATGCTGACAAGTTTTAACGGTAACTATGTTGGTTACATCACTTGCGATGCATATTATGATACGCTTGAAAGCTTCGAAATTCGCGAAATGAACTGGGTAGGACCGGAATATGGGGCATATTTTGGTGATATTATTAAAGAATTGATAGAAAATTAA
- a CDS encoding DUF4136 domain-containing protein has protein sequence MKNLISKIAAFFTMLALLQSCYPGGAEYTSDLDIAVSQFSSQEDLQGYKTYYLFTDSMAIVGNSSDVLTQPEQAIIINNTDDLLQNKLGLSKITTPTAENSADLYIYLTQIAVQQSGAIWNPPIYPGYPGWGYPGYPGWGYPGYGGGYTYYSYSNGTILVDFVDVKKTIAENEGKPDEQDFTLILGWQGALNSVLSRSNNVPLVNEGISVLFDQYNTAKSGSDN, from the coding sequence ATGAAAAATCTTATTTCTAAGATAGCTGCATTCTTCACTATGCTTGCTTTGCTTCAAAGCTGTTACCCAGGTGGAGCGGAATATACAAGCGATTTGGATATTGCAGTTTCTCAGTTTTCTTCCCAAGAAGATTTGCAAGGTTACAAGACCTATTATCTGTTTACTGATTCTATGGCTATTGTTGGTAACTCATCTGATGTGTTAACACAACCAGAGCAAGCCATTATCATTAATAACACGGATGATTTATTGCAGAATAAATTAGGCTTGTCAAAAATCACAACTCCAACAGCAGAAAACAGTGCAGATTTGTACATCTATTTAACACAAATTGCTGTTCAACAATCAGGAGCTATTTGGAACCCTCCAATTTATCCAGGTTACCCGGGATGGGGTTATCCAGGTTACCCAGGTTGGGGTTACCCAGGCTACGGTGGTGGTTACACCTATTATTCTTACAGCAACGGAACAATCTTAGTAGATTTCGTTGATGTTAAAAAGACTATTGCAGAAAACGAAGGTAAGCCTGATGAACAAGACTTTACTTTAATTTTAGGTTGGCAGGGAGCATTGAACTCTGTTTTATCTCGTTCTAACAATGTTCCTTTAGTTAATGAAGGAATTAGCGTTTTATTCGATCAATATAACACAGCAAAATCAGGATCTGATAATTAA